The following are encoded in a window of Arthrobacter sp. OAP107 genomic DNA:
- a CDS encoding helix-turn-helix domain-containing protein → MTGTPERIPAQTFAAVCEILECTPNDLFEPFVQMRAAKTANASKRPEDPGVTPGAPLPRRLRVLPPDEDD, encoded by the coding sequence GTGACCGGAACACCCGAGCGCATTCCCGCCCAGACCTTCGCAGCAGTCTGCGAGATCCTCGAATGCACGCCCAACGACCTGTTTGAACCCTTCGTACAGATGCGCGCCGCCAAGACCGCCAACGCCTCAAAACGGCCAGAAGACCCGGGAGTTACACCTGGCGCGCCGCTCCCCCGCCGGCTCCGCGTTCTGCCACCGGACGAAGATGACTAG
- a CDS encoding serine protease, whose product MSGTEHIGSGLYVGTGSDGSARILTANHVARSSALSVELRGQKLRASVLVTSGTDLIDLAVLSVSGLPPLGMLPVALLGQDRNSVIRSCTAVGFPEFKVGAGRMRRSAHVEGEIPMLDGLLETGSEGLQPGHAAFKMVVYPSDELTKKPWSGMSGAVIADEHGQVIGVIRHHNELEGAATLGFTPLSAIDQLSTDRQARFWDALGVSDPKALAVIPQTEPYKSSQEVMLEHRLATYRNRNRGREAFINSEASSISEAYFANNWRTDQQSKIEKLRHYSSSINELESFVQKAGEIPWNGTYETIRDAFTRFDFQKMASTFGRLLQEASRKDGTDRTRMDLYANARRIARLLHSECYDPKYGALLAIMGSWGAGKSRLIHEIEASSSLDQERLILNLTPTHSTELEVDVLTKANAMLDVDFGRIADLAEHLETRLHKYLVIILDDFHTAAEANSNLLQAFEQVVAECTLFPSIRWIVTADVSHFDSIVHRHQEKFWLQYAYQPSENAGVGWLDLDANNLRHRVGFGVLHSVHDDHLDAQLREVERDSSLFDQGLQLLCNPLPAWLCLERTGPRSRSLDVGLNHQDFVRAYWDACMASLTRLPTEQDAIRRVFGLLVRRTAEQPSQLRVSEEEIFTYVREHARLPELSQPSDVKHFLGLLVDAGLLSRLSKGVDEDGIEQFDMHPSIAPVWADHISRTLTKRESTTAAPGALGTILLQWGQLASDGDWLAEAVCEFYLEFLPWDNDAEAKSRRIWTEWAGSPNLAKPPLLLAAIWAPAAAQSALAALMRSGQLRLASKREVFALLRLVGLASSEQWRCHQRLYALAPYYSVLGEEGLGDYFAYMAAQVISAPQLVTRREYASVLLSLFDVDHVGDTRPIVRSLVETGDRLFNESVIIWLLELLKFFRKEGEAGTRRVLKHSDEGDLGNQTRIGREHRRVESFSKQLGHAVVAKIVTDHGLLAVDMFLDAGWYAADRKSNLRPAIALRLQTDANVEVGKLFKPHSTELAKAYISVIKDLVDGKKKGRRGEVRYSRGEQRLIAFFLIRHSRPTNGDQAVSVDERLRPMLATVADDPDVQKYASKWLPGMCRANGIRFAPHGNWRLESPDRGDGSSSRGGRRRRN is encoded by the coding sequence ATGTCGGGGACGGAACATATTGGTTCTGGGCTATACGTAGGCACAGGTTCAGACGGCAGCGCTCGTATTCTGACCGCCAATCATGTCGCTCGGTCTTCGGCACTTTCTGTAGAGCTCCGGGGACAGAAACTCAGGGCATCCGTGCTGGTGACTAGCGGGACAGATCTCATAGATCTAGCCGTGCTTAGCGTTAGCGGGCTACCACCGCTGGGTATGTTGCCCGTTGCGCTCCTCGGTCAGGACCGAAATAGCGTCATTCGTTCCTGCACCGCGGTGGGTTTTCCCGAGTTTAAGGTGGGTGCCGGCCGGATGCGCCGCTCCGCACATGTTGAGGGCGAGATTCCAATGTTGGACGGCTTGCTAGAAACCGGTTCGGAGGGGCTTCAACCAGGACATGCGGCCTTCAAGATGGTGGTTTACCCTTCGGACGAATTGACCAAAAAGCCATGGAGCGGCATGTCGGGCGCCGTTATCGCTGACGAGCATGGACAAGTAATTGGCGTCATACGGCACCACAACGAACTCGAGGGGGCCGCGACACTGGGGTTCACTCCCTTGTCTGCCATTGACCAGCTTTCCACTGACCGGCAAGCTCGATTCTGGGACGCCCTTGGTGTCAGCGATCCGAAGGCACTTGCCGTCATACCGCAGACAGAACCCTATAAATCCTCGCAGGAGGTGATGCTAGAACACCGGCTTGCGACTTACAGGAACAGGAATCGGGGCCGAGAAGCGTTTATCAATTCTGAGGCATCTTCTATCAGTGAGGCTTACTTTGCAAACAATTGGCGCACGGACCAGCAATCGAAAATCGAGAAGCTGAGGCACTATTCCTCGTCGATTAATGAACTGGAAAGTTTCGTCCAGAAGGCCGGTGAGATCCCTTGGAACGGTACATATGAAACTATACGTGACGCCTTTACCCGGTTTGATTTTCAAAAGATGGCGTCTACATTCGGAAGGCTACTACAGGAGGCGTCCCGTAAGGACGGTACGGACCGCACGCGGATGGATTTGTACGCTAACGCCAGGCGTATTGCGAGATTACTCCACTCTGAGTGTTACGATCCAAAATACGGGGCGCTCTTGGCGATTATGGGGAGCTGGGGTGCGGGGAAGTCCCGGTTGATCCACGAGATCGAGGCGTCCTCTAGCCTGGACCAGGAAAGACTGATTCTCAACTTGACGCCGACTCACTCGACGGAACTTGAAGTCGATGTTCTGACTAAGGCCAATGCGATGCTGGACGTCGACTTTGGAAGAATCGCGGATTTGGCAGAGCACCTGGAGACGCGGCTCCATAAATACCTAGTCATCATCCTAGATGACTTTCATACTGCAGCCGAGGCCAACAGCAACTTGCTACAAGCCTTCGAGCAGGTAGTAGCCGAATGCACGCTTTTTCCCTCCATTCGATGGATTGTTACCGCCGATGTTTCTCACTTTGATAGCATCGTGCATCGTCATCAAGAGAAGTTCTGGCTGCAGTACGCCTACCAGCCATCAGAGAACGCAGGAGTCGGTTGGCTCGATTTGGATGCCAACAATCTCCGCCATCGGGTCGGATTTGGAGTACTGCATTCGGTTCACGACGACCACCTTGACGCGCAGCTACGGGAAGTCGAGCGAGACTCGTCGCTCTTCGATCAAGGCTTGCAGCTGCTGTGTAATCCGTTGCCGGCGTGGCTATGCCTTGAAAGGACTGGACCGAGGTCGCGAAGTCTGGACGTCGGGTTAAATCACCAGGACTTCGTTCGCGCATACTGGGATGCTTGCATGGCAAGCCTAACGCGACTCCCGACAGAACAAGATGCGATTCGACGCGTATTTGGCCTGCTCGTGCGGAGAACGGCTGAGCAGCCGTCACAATTGCGTGTGTCCGAGGAAGAAATATTCACCTATGTCCGTGAGCATGCACGCTTGCCGGAGCTGAGCCAGCCCTCTGATGTAAAGCACTTCCTTGGCCTTCTGGTGGATGCGGGGCTCTTATCCAGGCTGAGTAAGGGCGTGGATGAGGATGGCATCGAACAATTTGACATGCATCCATCCATTGCGCCTGTATGGGCAGACCATATTTCGCGCACACTTACAAAGAGAGAAAGCACAACTGCAGCCCCAGGCGCGCTGGGAACCATTCTGCTGCAATGGGGGCAATTGGCGAGTGATGGGGATTGGCTCGCAGAGGCAGTCTGTGAGTTTTATCTGGAGTTCCTGCCCTGGGATAATGACGCTGAAGCGAAAAGTAGGCGCATCTGGACAGAGTGGGCAGGAAGTCCAAATCTTGCCAAACCACCGCTCCTTCTGGCAGCGATTTGGGCGCCTGCTGCTGCACAAAGTGCTCTTGCAGCGTTGATGAGGTCCGGCCAACTTCGATTGGCTTCCAAGCGTGAGGTCTTTGCGCTCCTGAGGCTTGTTGGTTTGGCCTCATCTGAACAGTGGCGCTGTCATCAGCGACTCTACGCTCTCGCCCCCTACTACTCGGTCTTAGGTGAAGAGGGGTTGGGAGACTACTTTGCCTACATGGCGGCACAAGTAATATCCGCTCCGCAACTTGTCACCCGCCGAGAATACGCTTCGGTCTTGCTATCTCTCTTCGACGTTGACCATGTCGGGGACACAAGACCGATTGTCAGAAGTCTCGTAGAAACTGGTGACAGGCTCTTCAATGAATCTGTGATCATCTGGCTACTTGAGCTTCTAAAATTCTTCCGAAAGGAAGGAGAAGCTGGTACCCGACGTGTCCTCAAGCATTCTGATGAGGGCGACTTGGGAAATCAGACCCGCATCGGACGCGAGCACCGTCGAGTTGAGAGTTTTTCCAAGCAGCTGGGCCATGCTGTAGTAGCAAAAATTGTCACTGATCATGGGCTCTTGGCCGTCGATATGTTTCTTGACGCAGGTTGGTATGCGGCGGACAGGAAGTCAAACCTGAGGCCAGCCATCGCCTTGCGATTGCAGACCGATGCGAATGTTGAAGTTGGCAAGCTCTTTAAGCCCCATAGCACGGAGTTGGCGAAAGCCTACATTTCGGTCATCAAGGATTTGGTTGACGGTAAGAAGAAAGGACGTCGAGGAGAAGTTAGGTACAGCCGGGGTGAGCAGCGGCTAATAGCCTTTTTCTTGATTCGGCATTCCCGCCCCACGAACGGGGATCAAGCCGTATCGGTGGATGAGCGACTAAGGCCTATGCTCGCAACGGTCGCCGACGATCCAGACGTGCAGAAATACGCCAGCAAGTGGTTGCCTGGTATGTGCAGGGCAAATGGCATCCGTTTCGCTCCGCACGGAAACTGGAGACTCGAGTCGCCAGACCGCGGTGACGGGTCCAGTTCAAGGGGTGGCCGGCGACGTCGGAACTGA
- a CDS encoding trypco2 family protein has product MTSKEHEPDGFVGLADAIESLRNELYTAMLTSSHRDMRFRVPAIELNLEVAVTNKAGLGGGIKWWVVEANAEYSRESITTQSLKLELEPIFVDADGNEIDALIEGERNPDEGDRRSQDMVEGGHR; this is encoded by the coding sequence ATGACGTCAAAGGAGCATGAACCGGATGGTTTCGTGGGTTTGGCAGATGCCATTGAATCGCTACGTAATGAGCTATACACGGCGATGCTCACTAGCTCCCACCGTGACATGCGCTTCCGGGTGCCCGCCATTGAGCTGAACCTTGAGGTCGCAGTGACAAATAAGGCCGGTTTAGGCGGCGGCATTAAATGGTGGGTAGTGGAGGCGAATGCAGAATATTCGCGGGAAAGCATAACAACGCAATCGCTAAAATTGGAACTAGAACCAATATTTGTTGATGCTGACGGAAATGAAATAGATGCCCTGATTGAGGGTGAGAGAAATCCTGACGAAGGCGACCGTCGTTCTCAAGACATGGTTGAGGGTGGCCACAGATAG
- a CDS encoding IS110 family transposase produces MTIVAYTHPFVVGFDTRARKHVFAIIAVPSGERIDSRDFPATGAGISRAIAWVARRTEADLATLWVIEGAASYGAVLAGAVAAAGYQVAEAARMDALPRRGVGKSDPLDAHRIASAVLSLEEDMLRRPRLNEGVRAALRVLISARHSMTTDRTRTVNALTALLRTNDLGFDARSSSTRSQILEVSRWRAREDPLAVSVARSEAVRLAKRIGDLDAEIKANGSRITELVEVSEAAPLLQEAGFGPVTAAICLTAWSHQGRVRSEAAFASLAGVNPIPASSGNTVRHRLNRGGDRTLNKALHMVALTRMAFDPETIAYAAKRQAEGRTKKEIRQCVKRYLARRIYRTLNANSLQPLLP; encoded by the coding sequence ATGACTATCGTTGCGTATACCCACCCGTTTGTCGTGGGTTTCGATACCCGCGCCCGGAAGCATGTCTTCGCCATCATCGCCGTGCCCAGCGGGGAACGGATCGATAGCCGGGATTTCCCGGCGACCGGTGCAGGCATCAGTCGCGCTATTGCTTGGGTCGCCCGTCGGACCGAAGCGGATCTGGCGACTCTGTGGGTGATCGAGGGCGCCGCTTCCTACGGTGCTGTGCTGGCCGGGGCTGTCGCTGCTGCCGGTTACCAGGTGGCCGAGGCTGCGCGTATGGATGCTTTGCCGCGTCGTGGGGTTGGTAAGTCGGATCCGCTGGACGCGCACCGGATCGCTTCTGCGGTCCTTTCGTTGGAAGAGGATATGTTGCGCCGGCCACGGTTGAACGAAGGGGTCCGCGCAGCGTTGCGTGTCCTGATCAGTGCGCGGCATTCGATGACAACCGACCGGACCAGGACCGTGAACGCGTTAACTGCGTTGCTGCGGACCAATGATTTGGGTTTCGATGCGCGCAGCTCGTCGACCAGAAGCCAGATCCTGGAGGTGTCCCGATGGCGGGCCCGTGAAGATCCTCTTGCGGTGTCGGTGGCCCGCTCTGAAGCCGTCAGGCTGGCCAAGCGCATCGGCGACCTTGACGCGGAGATCAAGGCAAACGGCTCCCGGATCACCGAACTGGTTGAGGTAAGCGAAGCCGCGCCGCTGCTGCAGGAAGCCGGCTTCGGACCTGTCACGGCAGCTATTTGTCTCACCGCCTGGTCGCATCAAGGCCGGGTACGCTCCGAGGCGGCTTTCGCTTCTCTGGCCGGGGTCAACCCCATTCCCGCTTCATCCGGCAATACCGTTCGTCATCGGCTCAACCGCGGAGGCGACAGGACTCTGAATAAAGCCCTTCACATGGTTGCTCTGACCAGGATGGCGTTCGATCCGGAAACCATCGCATATGCAGCAAAACGGCAGGCCGAAGGGCGGACCAAGAAAGAGATCAGACAGTGCGTGAAACGCTACCTCGCCCGGCGGATCTACCGCACACTCAATGCCAACAGCCTCCAGCCATTACTGCCTTGA